The genomic segment GGTGTTGATGCCAATGATATTTTAAACGCAACCCCATTGCCTGATTTTGCGGGGCAGCACCCTGACCCTAGCCCAACGACGGCCAAAACACTGTATAACACGGCGATGAGTCCTGACTGTCCGTTTAGTTTATTGGCGGCTTCTGATGGCGATGGTGACCGCAATATGATTGTCGGGCACAAGCTATTTGTCAATCCTAGTGATTCATTGGCCGTGATTGCCGCAAACCATACCGCCATTAAGCAATTCCAATCATTACCATTTGTTGGTGTTGCCCGTTCATTGCCGACCAGTCGAGCGGTGGATGTGGTGGCAAATGCATTAGGCATTGATTGCTACGAGACACCCACTGGCTGGAAGTTTTTTGGTAATTTGCTCGATGCGAATCGGATCAATCTTTGTGGCGAAGAGAGTTTTGGTACTTCAGGGCATCATATTCGCGAAAAAGATGGTATTTGGGCCGTGCTTTGCTGGTTGAGCATTCTCGCAACGCAAAAACAATCGGTTAGCGCGGTGATGCAAAGTCACTGGGCGCGGTTTGGTCGGCATTACTATGCGCGTTATGATTTTGAAGGGCTATCGGTGCAAGCAGGCGAGCAAATACTGGCAGACTTGACACAAAAAGACACCAAGTCCTTGCAATTTAACCAGCAAGACTGCACCGAGTTAGGGCATTTTTCCTACACCGACCCCACCAATCAAAGCCATATCAGCCACCAAGGATATCAGGTAAAATTTGGTGAATCCGCGCGGTTTGTTGTACGCTTATCAGGAACAGGTACGGTGGGTGCGACCTTGCGGTTGTATTTAGAGGTGTTTGATAGCGACTTTATGCAGCAACCCGACGTCGTCGTTGCACCACTGGCGCAGCACGCATTGGCATTTATTGACTTGGCGCGTTATCACCATACGACACAACCCACAGCGATAGTGTGTTAGTGGCTCGCGCTGCATAAAAACGAGAAACGAGTAAAAAATGACAATAACTTACCGTACATCATGGATAAAATAATCACACAGCAATTGACAGACATTGCTAACACGTTTAGGGAGCGTCATTTGTGCGCGTTGTTCGAGGCAGACCCTAGTCGTGGTCGCCGTTATTACGTAGAAACTGCTAATTT from the Ostreibacterium oceani genome contains:
- a CDS encoding alpha-D-glucose phosphate-specific phosphoglucomutase; translated protein: MNINTVVTAPYADQCPGTSGLRKKTQTFITQANYLENYIQSCLCVVDVDKHQPIIIGGDGRYYNDIAIQQTIRIALGNGFTDIRVCQRGLLSTPACSHLIRHCQATLGFVFSASHNPGGENGDVGIKLNVANGGPAPVSLTDEIYAYSQQISHYVIADTADIDLMDCQYYRFGEARVAVIDGVGDYVKLMQSLFDFALIRDYLTSNRLQFDAMHAITGPYAKAIFVDCLGVDANDILNATPLPDFAGQHPDPSPTTAKTLYNTAMSPDCPFSLLAASDGDGDRNMIVGHKLFVNPSDSLAVIAANHTAIKQFQSLPFVGVARSLPTSRAVDVVANALGIDCYETPTGWKFFGNLLDANRINLCGEESFGTSGHHIREKDGIWAVLCWLSILATQKQSVSAVMQSHWARFGRHYYARYDFEGLSVQAGEQILADLTQKDTKSLQFNQQDCTELGHFSYTDPTNQSHISHQGYQVKFGESARFVVRLSGTGTVGATLRLYLEVFDSDFMQQPDVVVAPLAQHALAFIDLARYHHTTQPTAIVC